The sequence CAAGACATCCCCTAGATTTACAAATGTCATTCTCAGAAGTCATTGATAATGTGATGAGCCTGAATGCATTAAACAAGACAGAGTATCAGTCATTTATACAACATGCAGTCTATTTTATAGATGCATTGATTTTAATGTCATAAATCAAATTATGGACATCTGCACTTATGTATATTTTCTATCATCATTCAGCAAATGATCTATGAGTTGAATTTTTCAGAAACAGTCCACTTAGCCATAAGCTCTGAAGTTGTTAATCTTAGTTAAAACACTCCATCTCTTCATTAATTTAACAgcatttcttgattaaaaaacacAATGTGTCATATCCACTGAGAAGATATGTTATCACATGCCGGATAggtacacacacagagacatttaCATGCacacaaaaagcatttttttaccTCATGGAGAAAACCTCTAATGATATGTAATAACTTTCAGAATAAAGTTCAACATCTTTGCAGAGTGTCCAggggcattattattattattattattattattattttaacttagaGTATAGCTGACACATGTTACATCACTTCCAGGAGTACAGAATAGTGAATCAACACGTCTAAACACTATGGTATGTTCACagcaagtgtagctaccatctgtcaccacacaaagcTAATAGAATACCtttgactctattccctatgctgtactttttatccctgtgacttattcattccataagtaGGAGTTGTAtctcctgctctcttttttcAATTTGCCCTCCATGGCCATATTTGATAACATAGCATCTGTCCCTTTCAAAATTGTTTcttacactggaaaaaaaaaatctgtgctgtTGATTAAGCACATTCTCTAATTCATGTCACCTCTATTGCCTACCTGGCATGTTGTGCCCTTCCTTACTGGGCCAATCAGTCATTATTCCTCAGGAGCCAGGCTTcctaattaaaaagcaaagaacatgACTTTAACTCTCGTGCCTGCTGTTTTCAGTTGAATTTCAATGTTTCCTTACCTTACACTCAGTGCCTACTTCTATGTTcttgttcctttccctctctctttgtttctctcttctttcctcccagaaatacaagaaaacaaatcCATGAAACTTAAGCATTGTGTCAAATTTACCACCCTGCTACTATCCCCTTGTACGATAGTTAATATATTGTGCTTTAATAACTTGATGAAGTAATAAAGAAATGACTAGTAGAGGGAACAGAGAAGATATAGATATGTAAAATGGATCACAtgatttctcatgattcttgCATCTCAAAATTCCTGAATGACTCTGGAGATAcgttgaaatttttatattatcatcTCTTATccataaaggttttgttttgtttatatgtttgtttgctttgatgcaatgtgtttaaaatacatttcctcaaaaaaattttagataacTAAAAATTTCAAGACACACCAACTGAGTATCACTGAGTATCAGGACACTCTAGAACAATGGGTTTGAGTGCATTTAATTTAAGGGATAGATGTATATTTGTGAAAATTTTCGGAGaagaatccattaaaaaaaaaaaaagctggacaAGGgacataaaaagagaagagaaaaggaaatatcaTACCTTCACTattttgtctttgtgtttcttcTCATTACCCAGTTGTATGCAAAACCCCAATGACTGATAGTGGTCATGGAGTATGATgacattaaaatcataaaatgcgCACAAATtgcacaaaataaatatacaactCTGAAGCAGCTCAAATAATGTGAATTGCTAAGCATTATATGTTGTTTTGAGAGACTGTTACTATTGCATGAAAGGGAAGGCCGCAGGTGTTAATCACAGTGGATTTTATGAACATAGCATCTTTACCACGTGAATGCGGATCTGCTTGGTCTTGGCACCATAGACAAGAGGATTGAGAAAAGGGGGGACCAGCAAGTAGAGGCTAGAAAAGAGGATATGGATATAAGGAGGAACATGAGCACCAAACCTATGtgtgaagaaggagaagaaggcaagGAGATAGAACTGGAGGAAGACACAGATGTGGGCAATGCAGGTATTGAATGCTTTCCACCGAGCCTCCTTCTGGGGCAAACGAAAAACTGTGAAAAAGATCTGTATGTAGGACAAAGTGATGAATATCATGTCAAATCCTGCAACAGCAAATGCCACAAACAAGCCATAGATTTTGTTGACCCGCACATTTTCTGCAGCCAGCTTCACAATGGCCATATGCTCACAGTAGGAGTGGGAGATGATGGTTGTGTGGTAAAATTGAAACCGGCACTTTATCAGTACTAGGCATGGGGCTACTAGAATGGCAGCCCTGAGTGCTATCCCAGCCCCTATTTGATAGACCAGCTGGTGGGTGAAGATGGTGCCGTGTCTTAGTGGATAATATATGGCCACATAACGATCTAGAGCCATGGCCAGGAGGATGCCTGACTCTATGCCCTGAAATGTATGAATGAGCCACATTTGAAGCAagcaaaagtcaaaataaatctCTGGTACATGAAACCAGAATATGCCAAGCATCTTGGGCATAATGGTGGTTGCAAGTGCAATATCTGTGACTCCTAGCATGCCTACAAAAATGTACATGGGTTCATGGAGGCTGCGATGTGACCTGATAATGATCAGAAGCAGGGAATTTCCAAACATAGCAATGAGATACATGGCACAGAATGGAATCCCAATCCAGCACTGCACAGACTCTAGGCCTGGGATCCCTATTAGTGTCAATACAGAAGGCATGAAGACTGTAATGTTGGAGATCGACATAATGTCTTTGGGTCtccagaaacaaaagaataaactgtCTCAGTCAGTGGTACTCATCTCTTCTAATTCCTTTCTTATCCAGTCATCATAGTGAATCTCTCTGATTTTGGCATAATGCTAAGTAAGAATTATTCAACTCATTTATACTACTGAaggtgaaacaaaacaaaacaaaaacatcagaTCCATGGATACCCATCACTGGTTCAGGAGGGAATTTCACAAGTACTAGTCCACTAAAAGAGGTCATGTGACTGCATTATATGCATTAGAACCACCAGATCATCTGAGTAGGGAATCAACTGATGATCTCTCTGTTACATCTTCTGGACCTGTGGACAAAA comes from Mustela erminea isolate mMusErm1 chromosome 9, mMusErm1.Pri, whole genome shotgun sequence and encodes:
- the LOC116600174 gene encoding olfactory receptor 52A1-like, whose translation is MSISNITVFMPSVLTLIGIPGLESVQCWIGIPFCAMYLIAMFGNSLLLIIIRSHRSLHEPMYIFVGMLGVTDIALATTIMPKMLGIFWFHVPEIYFDFCLLQMWLIHTFQGIESGILLAMALDRYVAIYYPLRHGTIFTHQLVYQIGAGIALRAAILVAPCLVLIKCRFQFYHTTIISHSYCEHMAIVKLAAENVRVNKIYGLFVAFAVAGFDMIFITLSYIQIFFTVFRLPQKEARWKAFNTCIAHICVFLQFYLLAFFSFFTHRFGAHVPPYIHILFSSLYLLVPPFLNPLVYGAKTKQIRIHVVKMLCS